The sequence GCGGCGCCGTACCGCATCACCTCCTTCAGGGTAGGGACGGTGAGCTTCAAATCTTTGCGCCGGGAACCCACCCCGGTGGGGATGTTGTCAAAGAGGGCGTTGACCAGCTCCTCGATCCGGTCGGCGATGGCCTGCCGCTCCAGATTGGTGCGCAACAGCCGCACCCCGCAGTTGATGTCGTAGCCCACCCCGCCGGGGGAGACCACCCCCTCCTCCAAATTGAAGGCCGCCACCCCGCCGATAGGGAAACCATACCCCCAATGAATGTCGGGCATGGCCATGGACGGCCCCTCAATCCCCGGGAGCGTGGCCACATTGGCCACCTGCTCCAGACTGCGGTCCTCATGAATCTTGGGGAGCATCTCCTTGGAGGCAAAAATCAGCCCCCGAGTACGCATCTTCCCCTCCCGGGGAATCTCCCAGCGATACTCATCCACCTGCCGAAGCTTGATCTGCGCCATAGTCCGGGTGATGAGGGGAGGGCCGGGGGAGCAGTGGCTCCCCCGCCCTCCCCTCAAACTCCCCTCCCCACCCCCTTTATGGGGTTGGGGAGGGGGCTTGGGGGAGGGGCAGGGGCCGTCGGCCCCTGGCCCCTCCCCCAAGATCCTTACAAATCCAAAATCACGGTGGCCTGCCAGCCGTCGGGCACCTGGGTGATGGCCAGGCGGTGGTAGGTGGCGGCCTTGACCGCGGTTTTGCTGAGGTGCCGGGTAGGGTCGTAGGTATCGCCCACGGCCCGGGCTTCCAGGCGTTCCGGGGTCAGGGAGGTGATGATGAAGTCCCGGCCCAGGAAGGCCTCGGTGTCATAAAGATAAAGCAGGTGATTCAGCCAGGCCACCAGGAGGGCCTCCAGGTCGGGGGCCTCCACGGTGATCTGCCGGCTGATGGTGCCCTTGAGGCGTCGCCGGTCCACCATGACGGCGGTGAGGGCCCGGGCAGCGTTGGCGAACAGGGCCTCCAGGCTCTCCCCCCAGATTTTCAGGCCCACATCGGCAGTGTGGGACAAAAAACGGTATGGGCGCCGGCGCGGCCTTGGGGGGGAGGCGGCCATATCAGGGCATACTCCAACAAATTATAACTGTACTAAATTTTCATGAGGGTGCAAAGTTTTTCCTCAGGCAGCCGGGCGCCGGTGCCAATTTTCCGGGTCCCGGGCGGCGGCGGCGCCCAGGTCGAAGGCGGTGAGGTTGGCGTCCACAAAGCGGGGGTTGGTCTTGTCCCGGATGACCTGCTTGAGGTCCTCGGCGCTCACGGGGAGGGTGTCGGTGGCGGCCAGGGCCCCCAGGAGCACCATATTCACCGCCAGGGGGCTGCCGGCCTGGCGGGCCAGGGCACTGGCGTCAAAGGCGAGAAGGCCGCCCACCTGCCCGGCCACCACGGCCAGCATGTCGCCCACCGGTGGGTAGCTCACCTGGCCCACGGCCACCGGGTAGGGGGGGATGACGGCGGTGTTGGCCAGCATCAGGGTGTGGGCGTGGCAGAATTCCAGGGCCCGCAGGGCTTCCAGGGCCTCGAAGGCCAAAACGATGTCGGCCTCGCCGGGGGAGATGATGGGGCTTTTGAGGTCGCCCAGGATGACGGTGGAGGTTACCACGCCGCCCCGCTGAGCCATGCCGTGGGTTTCGCTCAACAGGGGAGTGAAGCCGGCGGCCAGGGCCGCCTCGCCCAGCACCCGGCTGGCCAGGAGTGTCCCCTGGCCGCCCACGCCGGTCATGAAGATGCGCATCCGCAGCATAGGATGTCCTTGTGGATGATGATGAGGTTAACGGCTGAAAACCTTTGTTTATCCCTTTTTATCAGGATTGGGGGTGGGGGTTTGGGGGGAGGGGGTAAAGGGCCACTGCCCCTTAGCCCCCTCCCCCACCACATATTAGCTTTTACCCCTTTTGGCCGGGCGGATGTGGTCGCACAGCTGCACGCAGAAGGCGCAGCCGGCGCACAGGTCCGGATCGATGAGGAGCTGGCGCCGGCTTTCGGCCTCGGTCACATACATGGCCGGGCAGCCCAGGTATTCCAGGCAGTGCCGGCACTCGCCGCAGTCGCCGGAGATCTGAAAGCGCGCCGTGGGGCGTTTGCCCTTGAGGCGGGCCACATACAGCGGGCAGGGGGACTGGGCCAAAAGCACCCTGACGCCTTGGGCCGCCACCGCCTCCTTGGCCGCGGCCAAAGATTCTTTATATTTCAGGGGGTTGACTCGCCAGAACTGGGTCACCCCCAGACCCCGAACGACGGCGGCCAGATCCACCGGCTGGCCGGGATAGTCCGGCGGGGTGAGGGTCACTCCGGGATGGGGCTGGTGGCCGGTCATGGCGGTGGTGCCGTTGTCCAGGATGACCAAGAGGAGGTCGTGGCGGTTATGCACTGCGTTGGCCAGCCCGGTGAGCCCTCCGTGGAAAAAGGTGGAATCCCCGATGAAGGCCACCACCTTCTGGCCGCTGGCCCGGGAGAGCCCGCAGGCGGTGGTGATGGAGGAACCCATGCAGATGAGGTAGTCCGCCATGGACAGGGGCGGCAGGAGCCCCAGGGTGTAGCAGCCGATGTCAGTGGGAAAGACCCCCTCCACCCCCAGATCCCGGAGGGCGATCTTGATGGCGTAGTACATGGCCCGATGGGGGCAGCCCGGGCAGAGGATGGGGGGCCGCTCCGGCAGGGGCCGGCCCAGGAGCTCGGCAGCCGCAGGGAGGGGCTGAGGCGCCTCATGAGGCATCTGGCAAAACTCGGCCAGCACCCGGCGCACCAGGCCGGGGTGAAACTCATACAGGCGGGAGAAGAGCCCCTCCCCCTTGCCCCGGATGGGCACAGTGAGCCCTCGGCTCTGGGCGAGGGCCTTGAGGGCGTCCTCCAGATAGGGCTCCAGCTCCTCCACCACCAGGACCTTATCCACCCGGGAGAGAAACCGGGCGATGAGGTCTTCAGGGAGGGGATAAGTAAAGCCCAGCCGGAGGAAGGTTACCCGGTCTTGCAGGCCCAGCTCCAGGAGGGCGTCCGCCACGTAGGCTGCGGCCACGCCGCTGGCCACAACTCCCAGGGGGCCGCTGCCGAGGAGACGGTTGAAGGGCGAGCTCTCTGCCAGGGCCCGGGCCCGTTCCTGTTTGGCCAGGAGCCGGGCGTGGGCCTGGCGGGCCACCGCCGGCACCATCACCAGGGAAAAGGGGTCTTTGACGAAGCGGCCCGGTGGGGGCGGCGGTGCCAGCTCCCCCAGGCTGACCACGCCCCGGGTGTGGTTGACCCGGGTGGTGGTGCGCAGCATCACCGGCAGCCCCAGCTCCTCGGAGAGGGCAAAGGCGGCCAGGGTCATGTCCTTGGCTTCCTGGGGGCTTTCCGGCTCCAGCATGGGGATGCCGGCAAAGCGGGCATACAGGCGGTTGTCCTGCTCGTTCTGGCTGGAAAAGAGCGACGGGTCGTCGGCGCTCACCAGCACGAGGCCCCCTTTCACTCCCACGTAGGCCAGGGTCATGAGGGCGTCCGCGGCCACATTTACCCCCACGTGCTTCATGGAGGCCAGGGCCCGCCAGCCCGCGGCGGAGGCCCCGGCGGCCACCTCCAGGGCCACCTTTTCGTTGGTGGAATACTCGAAGACCAATCTCCCGGTGCGGGAGACCTCATAGAGCCGGTCCCCGATCTCCGAGGAGGGAGTGCCGGGATAACAGGCCGCCAGGGCCACCCCGGCTTCCAGGGCCGCCCGGGCGATGGCCTCATTGCCCAAAAAAAGCCGGCGCTCTCCCGGCTGTCCGGCCAGCAGTTCCGACATAACCTTTGCTCCTCACCACGCCGCCATAAGAGAGGGGGCCGGGCTTGCCTCCGGTCCCCTCGGTCGGGTTTTCCTTTGGGTATGCTCCCGCCAGGATTCCCGGCTGACTCCTCCGGTCGGAAAATCCTGGGCGGGAAAATGAGAAATTTATCGCTTGGGAAAGGACTTTTGTAAAGGGCTTTTTCACGTCGCCCCTGTCAGTCCAGCTCTTCCTCCCCCGTCAGGCCTTCACCCTCGCCCTCTTCCGCCGCCAGGGCCTCCTCCACCATTTCATCCACGTCGCCCTCAAAGTCCTCGCCCAGCTCGGGCCCCAGCATTTTCAGCATCTTGGCCACGCTTCTCGGGTCATTTTCATCCAGGTCCCGGAAGCGGGCGGGATCGGCCAGGCGCTCCAGACGGGTCTCCTCGGAGAGGCGCACCCTGACCCGGGAGAGCACCCGGGTCATCTCAGGGCTGCCGCAGCGGCGGCACACCGGAGTGGCCTCCTCCGCCCGGCTGAGGAAGAGGTATTCCGAAATCCGGCCACAGGCGGCGCAGCGGAACTCGTAGATGGGCATGGTCCCTCCAGCATCCGGAAAATGTGGGCTCGCACCTTTGGGGCAGGACCCTGGCCCCCCTGGACTTGGGAGGGCGATCAGGCAAGGGGGGACCGAGGCCCTGGCCCCGGCGCTGGTGAGCGTCAATTGGGCACTTTCACCTTCATCTTCTGCAAGCGGGCCACCTGCCGGCGGGCCTCCGCCAGCCGGCGATCGCTGGCCCCCAAATGCTCCGAGGCCTTGCGAAAATGAAAGAGCGCCGTGGGATAGGCCTTGGTCATCAGGCTGTGAAGGCCCAGATAGTAATGCGCCAGCCCCAGATCGCCCTTTTCCCCATACAGGGTGCCCAGATCCAGGTAGACCTCCACAAAGGTGGGGTTGAGGCGATGGGCCTTCTCAAAGAGGGCCAGAGCCTGGTCATTCTGGCGGCGCTCCCGGGCCATGCGGGCCAGATAATAAAGCGAGGTGGCATCCCCCGGGTCCCGGCGCAGGAGCTCTTCGAAGAGAGGCTGGGCCTCGGCGTAGCGGGTGCGCTCGAAATAGAAGATGGCCAGGTCCCGGGTGATGAGGGGGTGCCCCGGGGCCAGCTTCAGGGCCTGGCGGAAGGCGGCCTGGGCCTCCTCCGGACGCTGCAGCTTGGCCAGGGCCAGGGCCTGGCCATAATGAGCCGCGGGATCCTGGGGCCGCCGTTGCAGATCCTGGCTCACCCGGCGCAGCAACTGGGCGGGCCGGCCCACCAGGCTCTCCAGCTTCAGGACGAAAAAGGGGAAATCCGGATCATTGCGGGAGGCGCGGGGGGCCTCGTGGGCGCTTAAATGATGGGCCAAATCCACGATGCGGCTGTTGATGTCCGGGTGGGTGCTTAAGTACACCGGGATATTGCTCCCCTCAAACCAGCGCTGGCGGCCCATCTTGCGGAACACGGCCATCATGTCCCGGGGGTCATAGCCCGCCTTGGAGAGCCAGAGGATGCCCAGGCCGTCGGCCTCCGCTTCGTGTTCCCGGCTGTATTTCAGCATGGAGGCTTCGCCCGCGGCCATGGAGCCCACCATCAGGGCCTGGGTCAGGGGCCCCACCCCCACCAGCAGGCCCGCCAGGGCCCCCAGCACCGAGGCCACGTTCACCACCCGGCTGCGCTCCAGTTGCCGGGCCAGATGCCGGGCGTGGATGTGGGCGATCTCATGGGCCAGGACGCCGGCCAGCTCCCCTTCCCGCTCCATCAGGCGGATGAAGCCGCTGGTGACATAGATATACCCCCCCGGCACCGCAAAGGCATTCATGGTGGGGTCATCAATGATATGGAAGCGGTAGGAGAAGGGTTGCGGCCCGATCTGGCTCACCAGCCGCTGGCCCAGCCGATTGATATAAGAGACCAGAAAGGGGTCGTTGATGACCAGGTAGTATTGTTGGAGCTGCATGGCGAATTCCTCGCCCAACTGCCGCTCCTGCTCGATGCTGAGGCCGCCGCCCAGAAAGGCCGCCGCGGTCTGAGGGGTGAACACGGCCAGCCAGACCACCAGCCAGCTGCTCACCAGCCGCCGGGTCCAGGAACTGCGGAGCATGAGAACCTCCGGTCAGGCAGGGCCGCCGGTGGCAGGGGGTGCCCCCGCCAGATATTCCGCCGCCGTCATCCGGGGCGCCTCGGCCCACAGGCCCTCCAGATCATAAAACTCCCGGAAGGGCGGCAGAAACAGGTGAATGATGACGTCGTTGTAGTCCAGGAGGATCCAGTTTCCCTCCTCCACCCCTTCCCGCCCCAGGGGGTCAATGCCCGCCGCCCCCAGATCCTCCTCCAGATGCTGCGCCAGGGCCTGGACGTGGCGCCGGGAGGTGCCGGAGGCGATGAGAAAATAATCGGCAAAACCGCAGATCTTCCGCACATCCAGGATCACCAGGTCCACGGCCTTGTGCGCCGTCATGGTCCTGGTGGCCAGGGTCACCAGATCTTCGGGAAGGAGAGAAGGGGCCGGGGTCTGCGTGACGTCACTCCCGGGCGCCGGGCCTTTAGCCCAGCGCCATGCAACTTAACGATACAATTTGTTTTTCAGTATAAATCGCCGCACCCCCTCGGGCAAGAGAAAGCGGATGGAGCGGCCGGCCCGCACCAGCGCCCGGATACGCGTGGCGGAGATGTCCATCAGCGTCGTGGGCCACCACAGCACCCGGCAGCCTGAAGGGTGCTCAAAACCCTGCCCGTCCGTCAGCTCCCGGAAGTCCGGGTGCACCTCCCGGCGCAACACCACCCCCACCTCATCCCGGGGGAACCCGGGCCGGTCC is a genomic window of Desulfobaccales bacterium containing:
- a CDS encoding archease, which encodes MSHTADVGLKIWGESLEALFANAARALTAVMVDRRRLKGTISRQITVEAPDLEALLVAWLNHLLYLYDTEAFLGRDFIITSLTPERLEARAVGDTYDPTRHLSKTAVKAATYHRLAITQVPDGWQATVILDL
- a CDS encoding indolepyruvate oxidoreductase subunit beta, which gives rise to MLRMRIFMTGVGGQGTLLASRVLGEAALAAGFTPLLSETHGMAQRGGVVTSTVILGDLKSPIISPGEADIVLAFEALEALRALEFCHAHTLMLANTAVIPPYPVAVGQVSYPPVGDMLAVVAGQVGGLLAFDASALARQAGSPLAVNMVLLGALAATDTLPVSAEDLKQVIRDKTNPRFVDANLTAFDLGAAAARDPENWHRRPAA
- the iorA gene encoding indolepyruvate ferredoxin oxidoreductase subunit alpha, which encodes MSELLAGQPGERRLFLGNEAIARAALEAGVALAACYPGTPSSEIGDRLYEVSRTGRLVFEYSTNEKVALEVAAGASAAGWRALASMKHVGVNVAADALMTLAYVGVKGGLVLVSADDPSLFSSQNEQDNRLYARFAGIPMLEPESPQEAKDMTLAAFALSEELGLPVMLRTTTRVNHTRGVVSLGELAPPPPPGRFVKDPFSLVMVPAVARQAHARLLAKQERARALAESSPFNRLLGSGPLGVVASGVAAAYVADALLELGLQDRVTFLRLGFTYPLPEDLIARFLSRVDKVLVVEELEPYLEDALKALAQSRGLTVPIRGKGEGLFSRLYEFHPGLVRRVLAEFCQMPHEAPQPLPAAAELLGRPLPERPPILCPGCPHRAMYYAIKIALRDLGVEGVFPTDIGCYTLGLLPPLSMADYLICMGSSITTACGLSRASGQKVVAFIGDSTFFHGGLTGLANAVHNRHDLLLVILDNGTTAMTGHQPHPGVTLTPPDYPGQPVDLAAVVRGLGVTQFWRVNPLKYKESLAAAKEAVAAQGVRVLLAQSPCPLYVARLKGKRPTARFQISGDCGECRHCLEYLGCPAMYVTEAESRRQLLIDPDLCAGCAFCVQLCDHIRPAKRGKS
- a CDS encoding zinc ribbon domain-containing protein, coding for MPIYEFRCAACGRISEYLFLSRAEEATPVCRRCGSPEMTRVLSRVRVRLSEETRLERLADPARFRDLDENDPRSVAKMLKMLGPELGEDFEGDVDEMVEEALAAEEGEGEGLTGEEELD
- a CDS encoding M48 family metalloprotease, whose amino-acid sequence is MLRSSWTRRLVSSWLVVWLAVFTPQTAAAFLGGGLSIEQERQLGEEFAMQLQQYYLVINDPFLVSYINRLGQRLVSQIGPQPFSYRFHIIDDPTMNAFAVPGGYIYVTSGFIRLMEREGELAGVLAHEIAHIHARHLARQLERSRVVNVASVLGALAGLLVGVGPLTQALMVGSMAAGEASMLKYSREHEAEADGLGILWLSKAGYDPRDMMAVFRKMGRQRWFEGSNIPVYLSTHPDINSRIVDLAHHLSAHEAPRASRNDPDFPFFVLKLESLVGRPAQLLRRVSQDLQRRPQDPAAHYGQALALAKLQRPEEAQAAFRQALKLAPGHPLITRDLAIFYFERTRYAEAQPLFEELLRRDPGDATSLYYLARMARERRQNDQALALFEKAHRLNPTFVEVYLDLGTLYGEKGDLGLAHYYLGLHSLMTKAYPTALFHFRKASEHLGASDRRLAEARRQVARLQKMKVKVPN
- the rsfS gene encoding ribosome silencing factor — its product is MTLATRTMTAHKAVDLVILDVRKICGFADYFLIASGTSRRHVQALAQHLEEDLGAAGIDPLGREGVEEGNWILLDYNDVIIHLFLPPFREFYDLEGLWAEAPRMTAAEYLAGAPPATGGPA